A genomic window from Levilactobacillus yonginensis includes:
- a CDS encoding cob(I)yrinic acid a,c-diamide adenosyltransferase — translation MKIYTRVGDQGLTKQVSGRMVPKTDAQIVMLGDIDELQSYLGVVIASLGNAHITLVAELMTIQRRLYTLEADVSIQRHAKMTAADTTNLEERIDWYVDRVPELKGFILPGGSQAGAQLQVARTVARRAERSAVALHRQQPLAAPILTYLNRLSDYLFVLARYVNVRDGYQEQPSKLDE, via the coding sequence GTGAAGATTTATACGCGTGTAGGTGATCAAGGATTGACGAAACAAGTCAGTGGCCGAATGGTACCAAAGACGGACGCTCAAATTGTGATGCTTGGCGATATCGATGAACTACAGTCATATTTGGGCGTGGTTATTGCTAGTCTGGGCAATGCTCACATAACGCTTGTGGCCGAACTAATGACAATTCAACGTCGACTATACACGCTAGAAGCGGACGTGAGTATTCAACGGCATGCGAAAATGACGGCTGCAGATACGACTAATTTGGAGGAACGCATCGACTGGTACGTGGACCGCGTCCCGGAACTGAAGGGGTTCATTTTACCAGGCGGTTCGCAAGCCGGTGCTCAGCTACAGGTGGCACGCACCGTTGCGCGTCGAGCAGAGCGATCCGCAGTGGCGTTGCATCGCCAACAACCGCTGGCGGCGCCTATTCTGACATACTTGAACCGGCTGTCAGATTATCTATTTGTCCTGGCGCGCTATGTGAACGTCCGGGATGGCTATCAGGAACAACCAAGCAAGTTGGATGAGTGA
- a CDS encoding M13 family metallopeptidase translates to MRLNHFTSDASASGSTSAFPVDESKLTQDFYDAVNGKWAEQATIPADHASTGGFMDLVDNIEHTLMADFADLLAGKMAPANSEMAEFKKLYALASDFDRRENDGTAPLKPWLTKIANLKDFTDLNAHLVEWYQKGLPVPIDLGVEPDMKDTSHYALYVDAPSLFLPDKTYYAKDNSAAKQLMPIFTQTAVKLLQLAGYAEAEATTIVEQAKDFDAQIAPHVKFAEESADYVKMYNPFPLKDVDAKLANIDLTAAIKGVINDVPEQVILPQPLFFDAANDILAPANFDAIKSWMLVKTVLSASGALTEEFRQVGGTYGRALSGQKQARSQKKAAYYLATGTFGQVVGDYYGRKYFGETAKEDVRQMVLKMTHVYQQRLKTNDWLSADTREKAIVKLQKLTIKVGYPDSIDALYSKFKIDEQASLYDNLQTITETIIANHFGHWGQPVDRKKWEMSANTVNAYYSPSNNEIVFPAAILQAPFYSLQQSSSANYGGIGAVIAHEISHAFDNNGSQFDEFGNIHNWWTEADLAHFKDLAKAMISEFDGIEFAGQKVNGQLTVSENIADAGGLSCALEAAKSSDDVDLRAFFINWGNVWRMKATTEYMQLLLSIDVHAPAKLRANVQVKNLDDFYTTFNVQPGDQMYLAPADRVKIW, encoded by the coding sequence ATGCGACTTAATCATTTCACGTCTGATGCTTCTGCCAGTGGCTCAACATCAGCGTTTCCCGTAGACGAAAGTAAACTGACCCAGGACTTCTATGACGCGGTCAACGGCAAGTGGGCTGAGCAGGCTACCATCCCCGCCGATCACGCCTCAACTGGTGGGTTCATGGACCTAGTCGACAATATCGAGCACACTCTGATGGCTGACTTTGCCGACCTCTTAGCGGGTAAGATGGCCCCCGCCAATTCCGAAATGGCCGAATTTAAAAAACTATACGCCCTAGCTAGCGACTTTGACCGGCGCGAAAACGATGGGACTGCCCCGCTAAAGCCTTGGCTGACTAAAATTGCCAACCTCAAGGATTTCACTGACTTGAATGCTCACTTAGTGGAATGGTACCAAAAGGGGCTTCCAGTGCCAATCGACCTGGGTGTAGAACCCGACATGAAGGACACTAGTCACTACGCCCTGTACGTTGACGCCCCTAGCCTGTTCTTGCCAGACAAGACTTACTACGCTAAAGACAACTCCGCAGCCAAGCAACTGATGCCCATCTTTACCCAGACGGCCGTCAAGCTCTTACAACTGGCGGGCTATGCCGAAGCCGAAGCCACGACCATCGTGGAACAAGCGAAAGACTTTGATGCTCAGATTGCCCCTCACGTAAAATTCGCTGAAGAATCAGCCGACTACGTCAAGATGTACAATCCATTCCCACTGAAAGACGTTGACGCCAAATTAGCTAATATTGACTTGACTGCCGCCATCAAGGGCGTTATTAACGATGTTCCTGAACAAGTTATCCTGCCCCAACCACTCTTCTTTGATGCAGCCAACGACATTCTGGCACCGGCTAACTTTGACGCCATTAAGAGCTGGATGCTGGTGAAGACCGTCCTATCTGCCAGTGGTGCTTTAACTGAAGAATTCCGGCAGGTTGGCGGGACGTATGGCCGGGCACTTTCCGGTCAGAAGCAAGCTCGTTCCCAGAAAAAAGCGGCTTACTACCTGGCCACTGGCACATTTGGTCAAGTTGTTGGTGACTACTATGGACGTAAATATTTTGGTGAAACAGCCAAGGAAGACGTCCGGCAGATGGTCCTCAAGATGACCCACGTTTACCAACAACGGTTAAAGACCAATGATTGGCTGAGTGCAGACACTCGTGAAAAGGCCATCGTGAAGTTGCAAAAGCTGACCATCAAAGTGGGCTACCCAGACTCTATCGACGCCCTCTACAGCAAGTTCAAGATTGACGAACAGGCTTCACTGTATGATAACCTGCAAACCATTACCGAAACCATCATTGCCAACCACTTCGGCCACTGGGGTCAACCCGTTGACCGGAAGAAGTGGGAGATGAGCGCCAATACAGTGAACGCCTACTACTCCCCTTCCAACAATGAAATCGTCTTCCCAGCTGCCATCCTGCAAGCACCATTCTACAGCCTCCAGCAATCTAGCAGTGCCAACTACGGGGGAATTGGGGCCGTCATCGCCCACGAAATTTCCCACGCCTTTGACAATAACGGTTCCCAATTTGATGAATTTGGGAACATCCACAATTGGTGGACGGAAGCCGACCTAGCCCACTTTAAGGACCTGGCTAAGGCGATGATCAGTGAATTTGATGGCATTGAATTTGCCGGTCAAAAGGTCAACGGCCAACTGACCGTTTCCGAAAACATTGCCGACGCCGGTGGTCTAAGCTGTGCCTTAGAGGCCGCTAAATCAAGCGATGACGTTGACCTCCGGGCGTTCTTCATCAATTGGGGCAACGTTTGGCGGATGAAAGCCACCACAGAATACATGCAACTACTGTTGTCGATCGACGTCCACGCTCCTGCTAAGTTACGGGCTAACGTTCAGGTCAAAAATCTCGACGACTTCTATACGACCTTCAATGTCCAGCCAGGTGACCAGATGTATTTGGCCCCTGCCGACCGTGTTAAGATCTGGTAG